The following proteins are encoded in a genomic region of Takifugu rubripes chromosome 21, fTakRub1.2, whole genome shotgun sequence:
- the ssh1a gene encoding protein phosphatase Slingshot homolog 1 isoform X1 — translation MALVTLQRSPTPSAASSASTATTTAGEDLGSEDERRTNQSLSESFFMVKGAALFLQQGSSHQGQKAHPNHKHAGDLPQHLQVMINILRSEDRIKLAVRLESAWSDRVRYMLVVYTSGRQDTEENILLGIDFTNKDCKSCSIGMVLPLWSDTKIHLDGDGGFTVNTAGRTHVFKPVSVQVMWSALQVLHKVCELSRRYNYFPGGMALTWMGYYESCIASDQSCINEWNAMKDLETTRPDSPSMFVDKPSERERTECLIKAKLRSIMTCQDLENVTCKQIRTELEQHMNCNLKEYKEFIDNEMLLILGQMDKATLIFDHVYLGSEWNASNLEELQETGVRYILNVTREIDNFFPGTFNYHNIRVYDEDATDLLSHWNDTYNFIVKAKKNDSKCLVHCKMGVSRSASTVIAYAMKEYGWTLDKAYNFVKQKRSVTRPNPGFMRQLAEYEGILDASKQRHNKLWHPDADCEMSEGPQESAQTEGEEGRHLTQEPTMSSCCEEGMSERGAACPSPCRTVSLDIDPAYNNYYFRRLSDSALDSEPSTPVRGPPLLGMEKVFIEIEDVERDALLDDETFDGREGLSLSHFGPSAAGTAAQTSSRGPEPLEELRLRLEFSTVEEEDEEEVQKEEAEMEVLMQPDDGGGGGDEAQDVDTEGNGMDLATLNENSNNNNHFSIPRERHVKPSSITPPADVSTLAAQFKQKADSPPLISPLCLNPSASDVPSASFLLSHTSSEGSTSSTLIPACGSVCDHANCTGTTPTAPLSREREPRDPPDKIELKDNDTFVEIKQIQKSISSSDGFYEIRRMDQEELPVACCVGHPQEALLELQRSGLVRRRAERLERLSVSSQERLHSPLHTCQKSKKSSSHSEGEECSGLTGDFPKSSTPCQVRLEPLMTNEALLGVIGSEFLTPNSSPHGSTLTRSSSSNSLHSVRGKPGLVRQRAQEIETRIRLAGLTVPTKLKRSNSLAKLDNLNFSSEDLCSACSSDAGTLLLLSLSPEPDPCLEWDAAATTTFALPQPYKNQHTPERAPPAEPRS, via the exons GAGACTTACCTCAACACTTGCAGGTGATGATAAACATTCTTCGCTCCGAGGATAGAATTAAACTG GCGGTGCGGCTGGAGAGTGCGTGGTCAGATCGTGTGCGGTACATGCTGGTGGTATACACCAGCGGGAGGCAAGACACAGAGGAGAACATCCTGCTGGGAATCGACTTCACCAACAAGGACTG CAAAAGCTGTTCGATCGGCATGGTGCTGCCTCTGTGGAGCGACACAAAGATCCATCTGGATGGTGATGG GGGCTTTACTGTAAACACCGCAGGACGGACTCACGTCTTCAAACCTGTATCGGTGCAGGTTATGTG GTCAgccctgcaggtgctgcacaAGGTCTGTGAATTGTCACGTAGGTATAATTATTTTCCTGGCGGCATGGCGCTCACTTGGATGGGTTACTATGAAAGCTGCATCGCCTCGGACCAGAGCTGCATTAACGAATGGAACGCAATGAAGGACTTGGAGACGACGCGGCCCGACTCCCCTTCCATGTTTGTTGACAA GccatcagagagagagaggacggagtGCCTTATTAAAGCCAAACTCCGAAGTATCATGACGTGCCAGGACCTGGAGAACGTCACCTGTAAACAG ATACGAACAGAGCTGGAACAACATATGAACTGTAACCTGAAGGAGTACAAAGAGTTCATTGACAACGAGATGCTTCTCATCCTCGGCCAGATGGACAAAGCTACTCTCATCTTTGACCACGTCTACTTG GGATCAGAATGGAATGCTTCGAATTTAGAGGAGCTGCAAGAAACAGG GGTGCGTTATATCCTCAACGTTACCAGGGAGATAGACAACTTTTTTCCGGGCACATTCAACTATCACAACATACGCGTATATGATGAGGACGCCACTGACCTGCTGTCGCACTGGAATGACACATACAACTTTATTGTTAAAGCAAA GAAGAACGATTCCAAGTGTTTGGTCCATTGCAAGATGGGTGTCAGTCGGTCCGCTTCCACCGTTATTGCTTATGCCATGAAAGAGTACGGGTGGACATTAGACAAAGCCTACAATTTTGTCAAGCAAAAGAGAAGTGTCACGCGGCCTAATCCAGGTTTCATGAGGCAGTTGGCGGAATATGAGGGCATCCTTGATGCTAG TAAGCAGCGTCACAACAAGCTGTGGCATCCAGATGCAGACTGTGAGATGAGCGAGGGTCCACAGGAATCGGCTCAaactgagggagaggagggaaggcaCCTGACTCAAGAGCCCACGATGTCTTCATGTTGTGAAGAGGGAATGTCTGAGAGGGGAGCTGCGTGTCCCTCCCCATGCCGTACTGTTTCACTGGATATTGACCCCGCCTACAATAACTATTATTTCCGCCGGCTATCCGACTCAGCTCTTGACAGCGAGCCGTCAACTCCAGTTCGCGGCCCTCCTCTTCTCGGCATGGAGAAAGTCTTTATAGAAATTGAGGATGTGGAGCGAGATGCTCTGTTGGATGATGAGACCTTTGATGGCCGTGAAGGCCTGTCCCTCTCCCACTTTGGgccttcagcagctggaacGGCCGCCCAGACAAGTTCAAGGGGCCCGGAGCCATTAGAGGAGCTGCGCCTCAGGCTGGAGTTCAGTAcagtggaagaggaggacgaggaggaggttcagaaagaggaggcagagatggaggtGCTCATGCAGCCAGATGatgggggaggcgggggagatGAAGCACAAGATGTGGATACAGAAGGTAACGGAATGGACTTGGCAACCTTAAATGAAAACTCCAACAATAACAACCATTTCAGCATTCCACGTGAACGTCAT GTAAAGCcttcctccatcactcctccAGCTGATGTTTCAACACTGGCTGCTCAATTCAAGCAGAAAGCAGATTCTCCACCATTAATCTCTCCGCTTTGCCTTAACCCCAGTGCTTCTGACGTCCCAAGTGCTTCATTCCTGCTCTCTCATACCTCTTCTGAAGGCTCAACATCTTCGACCCTAATACCCGCgtgtggttctgtgtgtgaCCATGCCAACTGCACTGGGACCACACCCACAGCTCCACtctccagagagagagagcccagAGACCCGCCAGACAAAATCGAGCTCAAAGACAATGACACATTCGTGGAAATAAAACAGATCCAGAAAAGTATCTCTTCCTCAGATGGCTTCTATGAGATAAGGAGAATGGATCAGGAGGAGTTGCCAGTTGCATGCTGCGTTGGTCATCCGCAGGAGGCGCTATTGGAGCTGCAGAGGTCCGGGCTCGTCCGCCGTCGCGCTGAAAGACTGGAGAGACTTTCGGTTTCATCCCAGGAGAGACTGCACTCTCCTTTGCACACCTGTCAAAAGTCTAAAAAGAGCTCTtctcactctgaaggtgaagAGTGCTCTGGCCTCACTGGGGACTTCCCTAAGTCTTCTACACCCTGCCAAGTGCGCTTAGAGCCACTGATGACCAATGAAGCCTTGTTGGGGGTGATAGGGTCCGAGTTCCTCACGCCCAACTCCTCGCCTCACGGCTCCACCCTGACGcgcagctccagcagcaacagcctgCACAGCGTGAGGGGGAAGCCCGGCCTGGTGCGACAGCGGGCGCAGGAGATCGAAACCCGCATTCGCCTGGCGGGCCTAACCGTGCCCACGAAGTTGAAGCGGTCCAACTCGCTGGCCAAGTTGGACAACCTCAACTTCTCCTCGGAGGATCTGtgctcagcctgctcctctgACGCAGGAacgctcctgctcctctcgctGTCTCCGGAACCAGACCCTTGCCTGGAATGGGACGcagccgccaccaccaccttcgCTCTGCCTCAGCCCTATAAAAATCAGCACACTCCAGAGCGGGCGCCACCCGCTGAGCCCAGAAGTTGA
- the ssh1a gene encoding protein phosphatase Slingshot homolog 1 isoform X2, translating to MHLVVEPIEEAVMKMLPLFMDKAGLTQREINHILSESFFMVKGAALFLQQGSSHQGQKAHPNHKHAGDLPQHLQVMINILRSEDRIKLAVRLESAWSDRVRYMLVVYTSGRQDTEENILLGIDFTNKDCKSCSIGMVLPLWSDTKIHLDGDGGFTVNTAGRTHVFKPVSVQVMWSALQVLHKVCELSRRYNYFPGGMALTWMGYYESCIASDQSCINEWNAMKDLETTRPDSPSMFVDKPSERERTECLIKAKLRSIMTCQDLENVTCKQIRTELEQHMNCNLKEYKEFIDNEMLLILGQMDKATLIFDHVYLGSEWNASNLEELQETGVRYILNVTREIDNFFPGTFNYHNIRVYDEDATDLLSHWNDTYNFIVKAKKNDSKCLVHCKMGVSRSASTVIAYAMKEYGWTLDKAYNFVKQKRSVTRPNPGFMRQLAEYEGILDASKQRHNKLWHPDADCEMSEGPQESAQTEGEEGRHLTQEPTMSSCCEEGMSERGAACPSPCRTVSLDIDPAYNNYYFRRLSDSALDSEPSTPVRGPPLLGMEKVFIEIEDVERDALLDDETFDGREGLSLSHFGPSAAGTAAQTSSRGPEPLEELRLRLEFSTVEEEDEEEVQKEEAEMEVLMQPDDGGGGGDEAQDVDTEGNGMDLATLNENSNNNNHFSIPRERHVKPSSITPPADVSTLAAQFKQKADSPPLISPLCLNPSASDVPSASFLLSHTSSEGSTSSTLIPACGSVCDHANCTGTTPTAPLSREREPRDPPDKIELKDNDTFVEIKQIQKSISSSDGFYEIRRMDQEELPVACCVGHPQEALLELQRSGLVRRRAERLERLSVSSQERLHSPLHTCQKSKKSSSHSEGEECSGLTGDFPKSSTPCQVRLEPLMTNEALLGVIGSEFLTPNSSPHGSTLTRSSSSNSLHSVRGKPGLVRQRAQEIETRIRLAGLTVPTKLKRSNSLAKLDNLNFSSEDLCSACSSDAGTLLLLSLSPEPDPCLEWDAAATTTFALPQPYKNQHTPERAPPAEPRS from the exons GAGACTTACCTCAACACTTGCAGGTGATGATAAACATTCTTCGCTCCGAGGATAGAATTAAACTG GCGGTGCGGCTGGAGAGTGCGTGGTCAGATCGTGTGCGGTACATGCTGGTGGTATACACCAGCGGGAGGCAAGACACAGAGGAGAACATCCTGCTGGGAATCGACTTCACCAACAAGGACTG CAAAAGCTGTTCGATCGGCATGGTGCTGCCTCTGTGGAGCGACACAAAGATCCATCTGGATGGTGATGG GGGCTTTACTGTAAACACCGCAGGACGGACTCACGTCTTCAAACCTGTATCGGTGCAGGTTATGTG GTCAgccctgcaggtgctgcacaAGGTCTGTGAATTGTCACGTAGGTATAATTATTTTCCTGGCGGCATGGCGCTCACTTGGATGGGTTACTATGAAAGCTGCATCGCCTCGGACCAGAGCTGCATTAACGAATGGAACGCAATGAAGGACTTGGAGACGACGCGGCCCGACTCCCCTTCCATGTTTGTTGACAA GccatcagagagagagaggacggagtGCCTTATTAAAGCCAAACTCCGAAGTATCATGACGTGCCAGGACCTGGAGAACGTCACCTGTAAACAG ATACGAACAGAGCTGGAACAACATATGAACTGTAACCTGAAGGAGTACAAAGAGTTCATTGACAACGAGATGCTTCTCATCCTCGGCCAGATGGACAAAGCTACTCTCATCTTTGACCACGTCTACTTG GGATCAGAATGGAATGCTTCGAATTTAGAGGAGCTGCAAGAAACAGG GGTGCGTTATATCCTCAACGTTACCAGGGAGATAGACAACTTTTTTCCGGGCACATTCAACTATCACAACATACGCGTATATGATGAGGACGCCACTGACCTGCTGTCGCACTGGAATGACACATACAACTTTATTGTTAAAGCAAA GAAGAACGATTCCAAGTGTTTGGTCCATTGCAAGATGGGTGTCAGTCGGTCCGCTTCCACCGTTATTGCTTATGCCATGAAAGAGTACGGGTGGACATTAGACAAAGCCTACAATTTTGTCAAGCAAAAGAGAAGTGTCACGCGGCCTAATCCAGGTTTCATGAGGCAGTTGGCGGAATATGAGGGCATCCTTGATGCTAG TAAGCAGCGTCACAACAAGCTGTGGCATCCAGATGCAGACTGTGAGATGAGCGAGGGTCCACAGGAATCGGCTCAaactgagggagaggagggaaggcaCCTGACTCAAGAGCCCACGATGTCTTCATGTTGTGAAGAGGGAATGTCTGAGAGGGGAGCTGCGTGTCCCTCCCCATGCCGTACTGTTTCACTGGATATTGACCCCGCCTACAATAACTATTATTTCCGCCGGCTATCCGACTCAGCTCTTGACAGCGAGCCGTCAACTCCAGTTCGCGGCCCTCCTCTTCTCGGCATGGAGAAAGTCTTTATAGAAATTGAGGATGTGGAGCGAGATGCTCTGTTGGATGATGAGACCTTTGATGGCCGTGAAGGCCTGTCCCTCTCCCACTTTGGgccttcagcagctggaacGGCCGCCCAGACAAGTTCAAGGGGCCCGGAGCCATTAGAGGAGCTGCGCCTCAGGCTGGAGTTCAGTAcagtggaagaggaggacgaggaggaggttcagaaagaggaggcagagatggaggtGCTCATGCAGCCAGATGatgggggaggcgggggagatGAAGCACAAGATGTGGATACAGAAGGTAACGGAATGGACTTGGCAACCTTAAATGAAAACTCCAACAATAACAACCATTTCAGCATTCCACGTGAACGTCAT GTAAAGCcttcctccatcactcctccAGCTGATGTTTCAACACTGGCTGCTCAATTCAAGCAGAAAGCAGATTCTCCACCATTAATCTCTCCGCTTTGCCTTAACCCCAGTGCTTCTGACGTCCCAAGTGCTTCATTCCTGCTCTCTCATACCTCTTCTGAAGGCTCAACATCTTCGACCCTAATACCCGCgtgtggttctgtgtgtgaCCATGCCAACTGCACTGGGACCACACCCACAGCTCCACtctccagagagagagagcccagAGACCCGCCAGACAAAATCGAGCTCAAAGACAATGACACATTCGTGGAAATAAAACAGATCCAGAAAAGTATCTCTTCCTCAGATGGCTTCTATGAGATAAGGAGAATGGATCAGGAGGAGTTGCCAGTTGCATGCTGCGTTGGTCATCCGCAGGAGGCGCTATTGGAGCTGCAGAGGTCCGGGCTCGTCCGCCGTCGCGCTGAAAGACTGGAGAGACTTTCGGTTTCATCCCAGGAGAGACTGCACTCTCCTTTGCACACCTGTCAAAAGTCTAAAAAGAGCTCTtctcactctgaaggtgaagAGTGCTCTGGCCTCACTGGGGACTTCCCTAAGTCTTCTACACCCTGCCAAGTGCGCTTAGAGCCACTGATGACCAATGAAGCCTTGTTGGGGGTGATAGGGTCCGAGTTCCTCACGCCCAACTCCTCGCCTCACGGCTCCACCCTGACGcgcagctccagcagcaacagcctgCACAGCGTGAGGGGGAAGCCCGGCCTGGTGCGACAGCGGGCGCAGGAGATCGAAACCCGCATTCGCCTGGCGGGCCTAACCGTGCCCACGAAGTTGAAGCGGTCCAACTCGCTGGCCAAGTTGGACAACCTCAACTTCTCCTCGGAGGATCTGtgctcagcctgctcctctgACGCAGGAacgctcctgctcctctcgctGTCTCCGGAACCAGACCCTTGCCTGGAATGGGACGcagccgccaccaccaccttcgCTCTGCCTCAGCCCTATAAAAATCAGCACACTCCAGAGCGGGCGCCACCCGCTGAGCCCAGAAGTTGA